One genomic segment of Jaculus jaculus isolate mJacJac1 chromosome 2, mJacJac1.mat.Y.cur, whole genome shotgun sequence includes these proteins:
- the Plod3 gene encoding multifunctional procollagen lysine hydroxylase and glycosyltransferase LH3 yields the protein MATSGLGLGLLLPLLLLLLLLPAPGSSASDRPRAGNPVNPGKLLVITVATAETEGYRRFLQSAEFFNYTVRTLGLGQEWRGGDVARTVGGGQKVRWLKKEMEKYADQEDMVIMFVDSYDVILAGSPSELLKKFVQSGSRLLFSAEGFCWPEWGLAEQYPEVGTGKRFLNSGGFIGFAPTIHQIVRQWKYKDDDDDQLFYTRLYLDPGLREKLKLNLDHKSRIFQNLNGALDEVVLKFDRNRVRIRNVAYDTLPIVVHGNGPTKLELNYLGNYVPNGWTPQSGCGFCNQDLRILPGGQPPPRVLLAVFVEQPTPFLPRFLQRLLLLDYPPERVTLFLHNNEVYHEPHIADAWPQLQDHFAAVKLVGPEEALSPEEARDMAMDSCRQDPECEFYFSLDADAVLTNAETLRLLIQQNRKVIAPMLSRHGKLWSNFWGALSPGEYYARSEDYVELVQRKRVGVWNVPYISQAYLIRGETLRTELTQRDVFSSSDTDPDMAFCKSLRDKGIFLHLSNQHEFGRLLATSRYDTDHLHPDLWQIFDNPVDWKEQYIHENYSRALDGEGLVEQPCPDVYWFPLLSEQMCDELVEEMEHYGQWSGGRHEDSRLAGGYENVPTVDIHMKQVGYEDQWLQLLRTYVGPMTESLFPGYHTKTRAVMNFVVRYRPDEQPSLRPHHDSSTFTLNVALNHKGVDYEGGGCRFLRYDCKISSPRKGWALLHPGRLTHYHEGLPTTRGTRYIMVSFVDP from the exons ATGGCTACCTCGGGCCTGGGACTCGGGCTTCTGCTCCCGCTGCtgttactgctgctgctgctgccggcTCCTGGGTCCTCTGCCTCCGATCGGCCCCGGGCCGGTAACCCCGTCAACCCAG GCAAGCTGCTGGTGATCACTGTGGCCACTGCGGAGACTGAGGGATACCGGCGTTTCCTGCAATCCGCAGAGTTCTTTAACTATACTGTGCGG ACCCTCGGCCTGGGACAGGAGTGGCGAGGGGGTGATGTGGCTCGAACAGTTGGTGGAGGCCAGAAGGTCAGGTGgctaaagaaagaaatggaaaaatacgCAGACCAGGAGGACATGGTGATCATGTTTGTGGACAG CTATGACGTGATTCTGGCTGGCAGCCCCTCAGAGCTGCTGAAGAAGTTCGTCCAGAGTGGCAGCCGCCTGCTCTTCTCTGCCGAGGGCTTCTGTTGGCCTGAGTGGGGGCTGGCTGAGCAGTACCCTGAGGTGGGCACAGGGAAGCGCTTCCTCAACTCTGGTG GATTCATTGGCTTTGCCCCTACCATCCATCAAATTGTCCGCCAGTGGAAGTAtaaggatgatgatgatgatcagCTGTTCTACACGAGACTCTACCTGGACCCAGGGCTGAGG GAGAAACTCAAACTTAATCTGGACCATAAATCCCGGATCTTCCAGAATCTCAATGGAGCCTTAG ATGAGGTGGTCTTAAAGTTCGATCGCAACCGTGTACGCATCCGAAACGTGGCCTATGACACGCTTCCCATTGTGGTCCATGGAAATGGCCCCACCAAG CTCGAGCTGAACTACCTAGGGAACTATGTCCCCAATGGTTGGACTCCCCAGAGTGGCTGTGGCTTCTGCAACCAGGATCTGAGGATACTCCCGGGGGGGCAG CCTCCCCCCCGGGTGCTTCTGGCCGTGTTTGTGGAACAGCCCACCCCATTCCTGCCTCGCTTCCTGCAGCGGCTGCTGCTCTTGGATTACCCTCCAGAAAGGGTCACGCTCTTTCTCCACAACAAT GAGGTTTACCACGAGCCTCACATCGCAGACGCCTGGCCGCAGCTCCAAGACCACTTCGCAGCTGTGAAGCTGGTGGGGCCTGAGGAGGCCCTGAGCCCAGAGGAGGCCAGGGACATGGCCAT GGACAGCTGTCGGCAGGACCCCGAGTGCGAGTTCTACTTCAGCCTGGATGCTGACGCCGTCCTCACCAACGCGGAGACCCTGCGCCTCCTCATCCAGCAGAACAG GAAGGTGATAGCACCCATGCTGTCTCGCCACGGCAAGCTGTGGTCCAACTTTTGGGGGGCCTTGAGCCCAGGCGAGTATTATGCCCGCTCTGAGGACTACGTAGAACTGGTACAGCGGAAACGAGT GGGCGTGTGGAATGTGCCCTACATCTCCCAGGCATATTTGATCCGCGGGGAGACCCTGAGGACGGAGCTGACCCAGCGGGATGTGTTCTCAAGTAGTGATACTGACCCAGACATGGCCTTCTGTAAGAGCCTTCGAGACAAG ggcatctttcTCCACCTCAGCAATCAACACGAGTTTGGTCGTCTGCTGGCCACTTCCCGGTATGACACAGACCACCTGCACCCTGACCTGTGGCAGATCTTCGACAATCCTGTG gactggaaAGAACAGTACATTCATGAGAACTACAGCCGAGCCCTGGACGGGGAGGGCCTGGTAGAACAG CCATGCCCCGATGTATATTGGTTCCCGCTGCTATCAGAGCAAATGTGTGACGAGCTGGTGGAGGAGATGGAGCACTACGGCCAGTGGTCGGGAGGCCGGCATGAG GATTCGAGATTGGCAGGAGGCTATGAGAATGTGCCCACCGTGGACATCCACATGAAGCAGGTGGGCTACGAGGACCAGTGGCTGCAGCTGCTGAGGACGTATGTGGGGCCCATGACCGAGAGCCTGTTCCCGGGCTACCACACCAAG ACTCGGGCTGTGATGAACTTCGTGGTCCGCTACAGGCCGGATGAACAGCCCTCTCTCCGACCCCACCACGACTCGTCCACCTTCACCCTAAACGTTGCCCTGAACCACAAGGGCGTGGATTATGAG GGAGGTGGCTGTCGCTTCCTACGCTACGACTGCAAGATATCGTCCCCAAGGAAGGGCTGGGCACTCCTGCACCCCGGCCGCCTCACCCACTACCACGAGGGGCTGCCCACAACCCGAGGCACCCGCTACATTATGGTGTCCTTTGTTGACCCCTGA